The Triplophysa rosa linkage group LG25, Trosa_1v2, whole genome shotgun sequence genome window below encodes:
- the LOC130548996 gene encoding leucine-rich repeat-containing protein 15, which translates to MHLLLVLPFVLEVQSTVHNISCDCNVELKTANCTGRNFKHLPASLPPSTEQLDLSHNHLSDITPRFFQTARKLSVLLLKDNEIRVLANGAFFLLEDLLKLDLSRNRISSLSEGFSLGLGSLRELSLAENKLTVLDSNGFVHLDSLQKLNLSHNGIKTIKMRAFGSTSTLRQIQLDWNNITVLTNGIFSMLRNLEVLNLRHNQIHSLDVGALSPLTSLALLDLTNNNLSSIQFKTFLSLNTYSTHILLRGNPWKCDCDLQRVFRKLCNVKRLFLDDYDDLSCSDLDEIHGYSMGFDTELCVAEMVTVLVITLTVFITVVAALVMAEKKRKKKIQEKHWTEVNEMSCTSQD; encoded by the coding sequence ATGCATCTGCTGTTGGTTCTTCCCTTTGTTCTAGAAGTCCAGTCGACAGTCCACAACATCAGCTGCGACTGTAATGTGGAGCTCAAAACCGCCAACTGTACCGGCAGGAATTTCAAGCACCTGCCCGCCTCCCTTCCACCATCTACTGAACAACTGGACCTGTCTCACAACCACCTGAGTGACATCACGCCCCGGTTTTTCCAGACTGCACGAAAACTTAGCGTACTTCTCTTGAAAGACAACGAGATTCGGGTACTGGCCAATGGGGCCTTCTTCCTTCTGGAAGATCTGCTGAAACTGGACCTGAGCAGAAACCGAATCTCCTCCTTGAGCGAAGGCTTTTCGTTGGGTCTCGGGTCTCTCCGTGAGCTGTCGTTGGCCGAAAACAAGTTGACGGTGTTGGACAGCAATGGTTTCGTCCATTTAGACTCATTACAGAAACTCAACCTGAGCCACAACGGAATCAAGACCATCAAGATGAGAGCTTTCGGGTCCACGAGTACCCTACGCCAGATACAACTGGACTGGAACAACATCACGGTTCTCACGAATGGGATCTTCTCGATGCTGCGCAATCTCGAGGTGCTGAATTTACGACACAACCAGATTCACTCTTTGGACGTTGGGGCTCTTTCACCACTGACCAGTCTCGCCTTACTGGACCTGACCAACAACAATCTCTCCTCCATTCAGTTCAAGACCTTCTTGAGTCTAAATACGTACAGCACACACATCCTTCTTCGAGGAAACCCGTGGAAGTGCGATTGTGATTTGCAGAGAGTGTTTCGAAAGCTTTGTAATGTCAAGAGGTTGTTTTTAGACGACTACGATGACCTCAGCTGCTCCGATTTGGATGAGATACACGGTTACTCCATGGGGTTCGATACAGAGCTCTGTGTTGCCGAGATGGTGACTGTACTTGTTATCACCCTCACTGTGTTTATTACCGTCGTGGCCGCCCTCGTGATGGCagagaaaaagaggaaaaagaagATTCAAGAGAAACATTGGACTGAGGTCAACGAGATGTCATGCACTTCGCAGGACTGA